The following proteins are encoded in a genomic region of Amia ocellicauda isolate fAmiCal2 chromosome 6, fAmiCal2.hap1, whole genome shotgun sequence:
- the hmgxb4a gene encoding HMG domain-containing protein 4a isoform X3, whose amino-acid sequence MAFEEIKKKGVIELCVGEAGAEGVGLVAGRSQREKRRSYKDLLREEEEIAAQVRKSSKKRPKDSELYLLGGDSHKKKKKLLNLSSPGAPHPPKKKRKSSDPHHAPSSSPPPPRLPPPHPADTAMGLLQAITSPLATGSTPSGQHKKPAYPTHSHSHSHSHSHSHSSKERRRSGEGGRSHSSSAHPHHRPSSLAPPSSAKKHKAPAPDEPPLTLREPEGLKMKLILSPKEKGTEAGGKGGVGDGFSYPPPSSSTAAHLSSSSSSSSSSSSSSSAAAAAATALSLSQGKKGAVRRGPGGAVLLSKAPRKKSSTPREPLPVVGEEVEVEGRLAPGLCGAVGPGGDSSSSGAELEAGELVIDDSYREVQKKKKKSKKSKKKKDRERERDREREKDRHRGDKKHSKTSKKSSSGAAGMGRTGTVLLSGEVTQGHTHSHSSSNHGVVVGSVGGVYATSPPPIVHHHGGSESQNEKKKKKEERDKEKSEKDKPKKKNMTAYQVFCKEYRVNINAEHPGLVFGELSKKLAEVWKQLPDKDKLVWRQKAQYLQHKQNKAEATTVKRKSSVSEGGSKSKVGSVRGLSSPSRKSPSGGVGVSLSPARPPEVDPIDAAAHLQLLGESLSLIGHRLQETEGMVAVSGSLSVLLDSILCALGPLACLTAQVPELNACPRHVLSNTLDNIAYVMPGL is encoded by the exons gaCTCGGAGCTGTACCTGCTGGGCGGAGACTcgcacaagaagaagaagaaacttCTGA acctCTCCTCCCCCGGCGCCCCACACCCCCCGAAGAAGAAGCGCAAGTCCTCGGACCCCCACCACGCCCCGTCCTCCTCGCCCCCCCCGCCGCGCctgcccccaccccaccccgccGACACGGCCATGGGGCTGCTGCAGGCCATCACGTCGCCGCTGGCCACTGGCTCCACGCCCTCCGGCCAGCACAAGAAGCCAGCCTACCCCACGCACTcgcactcccactcccactcccactcccactcccactcctcCAAGGAGCGGCGGCGCTCGGGCGAGGGGGGCCGCTCGCACTCGTCCTCCGCCCACCCGCACCACCGGCCCTCCTCCCTTGCTCCGCCCTCCTCCGCCAAGAAGCACAAGGCCCCGGCGCCGGACGAGCCGCCCCTCACGCTGCGGGAGCCGGAGGGGCTGAAGATGAAGCTCATCCTCTCCCCCAAGGAGAAGGGTACGGAGGCGGGGGGCAAGGGCGGCGTGGGGGATGGCTTCAGCTACCCCCCGCCCTCCTCCTCCACCGCCGCTCACctctcctcctcgtcctcctcctcgtcttcctcctcctcgtcctcctccgcCGCCGCCGCTGCTGCCACcgccctctcgctctctcagggGAAGAAGGGCGCGGTGCGGCGCGGGCCGGGGGGTGCCGTGCTGCTGTCCAAGGCCCCCCGCAAGAAGAGCAGCACGCCCAGAGAGCCGCTCCCCGTGGTGGgggaggaggtggaggtggaaG ggcgTCTGGCCCCAGGGCTGTGCGGGGCGGTGGGCCCTGGGGGTGACTCCTCCTCCTCGGGGGCGGAACTGGAGGCAGGGGAGCTGGTGATTGATGACTCGTACCGGGAGgtgcagaagaagaagaagaagagtaaGAAGAGCAAGAAGAAgaaggacagggagcgggagcgCGACAGGGAGCGGGAGAAGGACCGGCACCGCGGGGACAAGAAGCACAGCAAGACCAGCAAAAAGAGCAGCAGCGGGGCGGCGGGGATGGGGCGGACAG gcaCTGTCCTCCTCTCCGGCGAggtcacacagggacacacccACTCCCACAGCTCCTCCAATCACGGCGTGGTGGTTGGGTCAGTGGGCGGGGTCTATGCCACGAGCCCGCCCCCCATTGTGCATCACCACGGCGGCAGCGAATCCCAGaacgagaagaagaagaagaaggaggagcGAGACAAGGAGAAGTCGGAGAAGGACAAG CCCAAGAAGAAGAACATGACCGCCTACCAGGTGTTCTGTAAAGAGTATCGGGTCAACATCAACGCGGAGCACCCCGGCCTGg TGTTCGGGGAGCTGAGCAAGAAGCTGGCGGAGGTGTGGAAACAGCTGCCCGATAAAGACAAACTG gtatgGCGTCAGAAGGCACAGTATCTGCAGCACAAGCAGAATAAGGCCGAGGCCACCACTGTGAAGCGCAAGAGCTCCGTGTCCGAGGGGGGGTCCAAGAGCAAAG TAGGCTCAGTGCGGGGGCTGTCGTCTCCGAGCAGGAAGTCCCCGTCTGGAGGGGTGGGCGTGTCCCTGTCCCCCGCCCGGCCCCCCGAGGTCGACCCCATCGATGCTGCCGCCCACCTGCAGCTGCTGGGCGAGTCGCTGAGCCTGATTGGACACCGTCTGCAGGAAACCGAG ggcatGGTAGCAGTGTCGGGGAGCCTGTCTGTGCTGCTGGACTCTATCCTGTGTGCTCTGGGTCCTCTGGCCTGCCTCACTGCACAGGTCCCTGAGCTCAATGCCTGCCCCCGACACGTCCTG tccaaCACTCTGGACAACATCGCCTACGTCATGCCGGGGCTGTGA
- the LOC136751644 gene encoding GTPase IMAP family member 2-like: MHHAGHSCGFSLRERERRSAQEHLELLSERVWRHTIVLFTWGERLGDTTIEQHIERDKGLQWLVEKCGNRYHVLNYRNRGNGTQVTELLDKIEEMVAENRGDVFVSEESLQDRRERRLEELGKKTEESTPPVRRRNSIENILPFMSGGAAAEGSPGETAAQPEASSSEEKTVERPGAP, from the exons ATGCACCATGCTGGTCATTCCTGTGGGTTCagtctcagagagagagagagaagatcaGCGCAGGAACACCTGGAGCTCCTCAGTGAGAGAGTCTGGAGACACACTATAGTGCTGTTCACCTGGGGGGAGAGACTGGGAGACACAACCATTGAGCAGCACATTGAGAGAGACAAGGGGCTCCAGTGGCTTGTGGAGAAATGTGGGAACAGGTATCATGTTCTGAACTACAGGAACAGGGGCAACGGCACTCAGGTCACAGAGCTGCTGGACAAGATAGAGGAGATGGTGGCAGAGAACAGAGGAGACGTGTTTGTCAGTGAGGAGAGTCTGCAGGATAGAAGAGAGAGACGACTGGAGGAGCTGGGGAAGAAGACGGAGGAATCCACACCGCCTGTCAGGAGGAGGAACAGCATAGAGAACATCCTGCCATTCA TGAGTGGAGGAGCAGCTGCAGAGGGAAGCCCAGGTGAGACTGCAGCCCAGCCTGAGGCCTCCAGCTCTGAGGAGAAGACTGTGGAGAGGCCTGGAGCCCCGTGA
- the hmgxb4a gene encoding HMG domain-containing protein 4a isoform X2, which produces MAFEEIKKKGVIELCVGEAGAEGVGLVAGRSQREKRRSYKDLLREEEEIAAQVRKSSKKRPKDSELYLLGGDSHKKKKKLLSEAFYCRDLSSPGAPHPPKKKRKSSDPHHAPSSSPPPPRLPPPHPADTAMGLLQAITSPLATGSTPSGQHKKPAYPTHSHSHSHSHSHSHSSKERRRSGEGGRSHSSSAHPHHRPSSLAPPSSAKKHKAPAPDEPPLTLREPEGLKMKLILSPKEKGTEAGGKGGVGDGFSYPPPSSSTAAHLSSSSSSSSSSSSSSSAAAAAATALSLSQGKKGAVRRGPGGAVLLSKAPRKKSSTPREPLPVVGEEVEVEGRLAPGLCGAVGPGGDSSSSGAELEAGELVIDDSYREVQKKKKKSKKSKKKKDRERERDREREKDRHRGDKKHSKTSKKSSSGAAGMGRTGTVLLSGEVTQGHTHSHSSSNHGVVVGSVGGVYATSPPPIVHHHGGSESQNEKKKKKEERDKEKSEKDKPKKKNMTAYQVFCKEYRVNINAEHPGLVFGELSKKLAEVWKQLPDKDKLVWRQKAQYLQHKQNKAEATTVKRKSSVSEGGSKSKGSVRGLSSPSRKSPSGGVGVSLSPARPPEVDPIDAAAHLQLLGESLSLIGHRLQETEGMVAVSGSLSVLLDSILCALGPLACLTAQVPELNACPRHVLSNTLDNIAYVMPGL; this is translated from the exons gaCTCGGAGCTGTACCTGCTGGGCGGAGACTcgcacaagaagaagaagaaacttCTGAGTGAGGCATTCTACTGCAGGG acctCTCCTCCCCCGGCGCCCCACACCCCCCGAAGAAGAAGCGCAAGTCCTCGGACCCCCACCACGCCCCGTCCTCCTCGCCCCCCCCGCCGCGCctgcccccaccccaccccgccGACACGGCCATGGGGCTGCTGCAGGCCATCACGTCGCCGCTGGCCACTGGCTCCACGCCCTCCGGCCAGCACAAGAAGCCAGCCTACCCCACGCACTcgcactcccactcccactcccactcccactcccactcctcCAAGGAGCGGCGGCGCTCGGGCGAGGGGGGCCGCTCGCACTCGTCCTCCGCCCACCCGCACCACCGGCCCTCCTCCCTTGCTCCGCCCTCCTCCGCCAAGAAGCACAAGGCCCCGGCGCCGGACGAGCCGCCCCTCACGCTGCGGGAGCCGGAGGGGCTGAAGATGAAGCTCATCCTCTCCCCCAAGGAGAAGGGTACGGAGGCGGGGGGCAAGGGCGGCGTGGGGGATGGCTTCAGCTACCCCCCGCCCTCCTCCTCCACCGCCGCTCACctctcctcctcgtcctcctcctcgtcttcctcctcctcgtcctcctccgcCGCCGCCGCTGCTGCCACcgccctctcgctctctcagggGAAGAAGGGCGCGGTGCGGCGCGGGCCGGGGGGTGCCGTGCTGCTGTCCAAGGCCCCCCGCAAGAAGAGCAGCACGCCCAGAGAGCCGCTCCCCGTGGTGGgggaggaggtggaggtggaaG ggcgTCTGGCCCCAGGGCTGTGCGGGGCGGTGGGCCCTGGGGGTGACTCCTCCTCCTCGGGGGCGGAACTGGAGGCAGGGGAGCTGGTGATTGATGACTCGTACCGGGAGgtgcagaagaagaagaagaagagtaaGAAGAGCAAGAAGAAgaaggacagggagcgggagcgCGACAGGGAGCGGGAGAAGGACCGGCACCGCGGGGACAAGAAGCACAGCAAGACCAGCAAAAAGAGCAGCAGCGGGGCGGCGGGGATGGGGCGGACAG gcaCTGTCCTCCTCTCCGGCGAggtcacacagggacacacccACTCCCACAGCTCCTCCAATCACGGCGTGGTGGTTGGGTCAGTGGGCGGGGTCTATGCCACGAGCCCGCCCCCCATTGTGCATCACCACGGCGGCAGCGAATCCCAGaacgagaagaagaagaagaaggaggagcGAGACAAGGAGAAGTCGGAGAAGGACAAG CCCAAGAAGAAGAACATGACCGCCTACCAGGTGTTCTGTAAAGAGTATCGGGTCAACATCAACGCGGAGCACCCCGGCCTGg TGTTCGGGGAGCTGAGCAAGAAGCTGGCGGAGGTGTGGAAACAGCTGCCCGATAAAGACAAACTG gtatgGCGTCAGAAGGCACAGTATCTGCAGCACAAGCAGAATAAGGCCGAGGCCACCACTGTGAAGCGCAAGAGCTCCGTGTCCGAGGGGGGGTCCAAGAGCAAAG GCTCAGTGCGGGGGCTGTCGTCTCCGAGCAGGAAGTCCCCGTCTGGAGGGGTGGGCGTGTCCCTGTCCCCCGCCCGGCCCCCCGAGGTCGACCCCATCGATGCTGCCGCCCACCTGCAGCTGCTGGGCGAGTCGCTGAGCCTGATTGGACACCGTCTGCAGGAAACCGAG ggcatGGTAGCAGTGTCGGGGAGCCTGTCTGTGCTGCTGGACTCTATCCTGTGTGCTCTGGGTCCTCTGGCCTGCCTCACTGCACAGGTCCCTGAGCTCAATGCCTGCCCCCGACACGTCCTG tccaaCACTCTGGACAACATCGCCTACGTCATGCCGGGGCTGTGA
- the hmgxb4a gene encoding HMG domain-containing protein 4a isoform X1 has translation MAFEEIKKKGVIELCVGEAGAEGVGLVAGRSQREKRRSYKDLLREEEEIAAQVRKSSKKRPKDSELYLLGGDSHKKKKKLLSEAFYCRDLSSPGAPHPPKKKRKSSDPHHAPSSSPPPPRLPPPHPADTAMGLLQAITSPLATGSTPSGQHKKPAYPTHSHSHSHSHSHSHSSKERRRSGEGGRSHSSSAHPHHRPSSLAPPSSAKKHKAPAPDEPPLTLREPEGLKMKLILSPKEKGTEAGGKGGVGDGFSYPPPSSSTAAHLSSSSSSSSSSSSSSSAAAAAATALSLSQGKKGAVRRGPGGAVLLSKAPRKKSSTPREPLPVVGEEVEVEGRLAPGLCGAVGPGGDSSSSGAELEAGELVIDDSYREVQKKKKKSKKSKKKKDRERERDREREKDRHRGDKKHSKTSKKSSSGAAGMGRTGTVLLSGEVTQGHTHSHSSSNHGVVVGSVGGVYATSPPPIVHHHGGSESQNEKKKKKEERDKEKSEKDKPKKKNMTAYQVFCKEYRVNINAEHPGLVFGELSKKLAEVWKQLPDKDKLVWRQKAQYLQHKQNKAEATTVKRKSSVSEGGSKSKVGSVRGLSSPSRKSPSGGVGVSLSPARPPEVDPIDAAAHLQLLGESLSLIGHRLQETEGMVAVSGSLSVLLDSILCALGPLACLTAQVPELNACPRHVLSNTLDNIAYVMPGL, from the exons gaCTCGGAGCTGTACCTGCTGGGCGGAGACTcgcacaagaagaagaagaaacttCTGAGTGAGGCATTCTACTGCAGGG acctCTCCTCCCCCGGCGCCCCACACCCCCCGAAGAAGAAGCGCAAGTCCTCGGACCCCCACCACGCCCCGTCCTCCTCGCCCCCCCCGCCGCGCctgcccccaccccaccccgccGACACGGCCATGGGGCTGCTGCAGGCCATCACGTCGCCGCTGGCCACTGGCTCCACGCCCTCCGGCCAGCACAAGAAGCCAGCCTACCCCACGCACTcgcactcccactcccactcccactcccactcccactcctcCAAGGAGCGGCGGCGCTCGGGCGAGGGGGGCCGCTCGCACTCGTCCTCCGCCCACCCGCACCACCGGCCCTCCTCCCTTGCTCCGCCCTCCTCCGCCAAGAAGCACAAGGCCCCGGCGCCGGACGAGCCGCCCCTCACGCTGCGGGAGCCGGAGGGGCTGAAGATGAAGCTCATCCTCTCCCCCAAGGAGAAGGGTACGGAGGCGGGGGGCAAGGGCGGCGTGGGGGATGGCTTCAGCTACCCCCCGCCCTCCTCCTCCACCGCCGCTCACctctcctcctcgtcctcctcctcgtcttcctcctcctcgtcctcctccgcCGCCGCCGCTGCTGCCACcgccctctcgctctctcagggGAAGAAGGGCGCGGTGCGGCGCGGGCCGGGGGGTGCCGTGCTGCTGTCCAAGGCCCCCCGCAAGAAGAGCAGCACGCCCAGAGAGCCGCTCCCCGTGGTGGgggaggaggtggaggtggaaG ggcgTCTGGCCCCAGGGCTGTGCGGGGCGGTGGGCCCTGGGGGTGACTCCTCCTCCTCGGGGGCGGAACTGGAGGCAGGGGAGCTGGTGATTGATGACTCGTACCGGGAGgtgcagaagaagaagaagaagagtaaGAAGAGCAAGAAGAAgaaggacagggagcgggagcgCGACAGGGAGCGGGAGAAGGACCGGCACCGCGGGGACAAGAAGCACAGCAAGACCAGCAAAAAGAGCAGCAGCGGGGCGGCGGGGATGGGGCGGACAG gcaCTGTCCTCCTCTCCGGCGAggtcacacagggacacacccACTCCCACAGCTCCTCCAATCACGGCGTGGTGGTTGGGTCAGTGGGCGGGGTCTATGCCACGAGCCCGCCCCCCATTGTGCATCACCACGGCGGCAGCGAATCCCAGaacgagaagaagaagaagaaggaggagcGAGACAAGGAGAAGTCGGAGAAGGACAAG CCCAAGAAGAAGAACATGACCGCCTACCAGGTGTTCTGTAAAGAGTATCGGGTCAACATCAACGCGGAGCACCCCGGCCTGg TGTTCGGGGAGCTGAGCAAGAAGCTGGCGGAGGTGTGGAAACAGCTGCCCGATAAAGACAAACTG gtatgGCGTCAGAAGGCACAGTATCTGCAGCACAAGCAGAATAAGGCCGAGGCCACCACTGTGAAGCGCAAGAGCTCCGTGTCCGAGGGGGGGTCCAAGAGCAAAG TAGGCTCAGTGCGGGGGCTGTCGTCTCCGAGCAGGAAGTCCCCGTCTGGAGGGGTGGGCGTGTCCCTGTCCCCCGCCCGGCCCCCCGAGGTCGACCCCATCGATGCTGCCGCCCACCTGCAGCTGCTGGGCGAGTCGCTGAGCCTGATTGGACACCGTCTGCAGGAAACCGAG ggcatGGTAGCAGTGTCGGGGAGCCTGTCTGTGCTGCTGGACTCTATCCTGTGTGCTCTGGGTCCTCTGGCCTGCCTCACTGCACAGGTCCCTGAGCTCAATGCCTGCCCCCGACACGTCCTG tccaaCACTCTGGACAACATCGCCTACGTCATGCCGGGGCTGTGA